DNA from Globicephala melas chromosome 11, mGloMel1.2, whole genome shotgun sequence:
ACCTACGGCAGCACCACAAGAGCAACATCCAGAGAGTCCAGTTCATGCAGAGCCACTGGGGATTCAAGGCAGAGGGATGCAGACTGTGGAGGAAGACATGGGTACACCAGGAGAGACAGCAGAGAGGGTGACCCCTGAGAGAGGGCCATTGGAGAGGGAAACTGAGAAACTGCCCtcggaaggagagagggaagatgtGATGGGAGAGGAAGAATCAACGAGGGGGATACAGGACAGAGAACAAAAACAGGTGTTAGCTAGAGATACTCAGAAACAAGAGTCtgacaaaaaagtaaaaagtgcaAGTACTGAAAGGGATATGGAGAGTTTGAAGGTAGAAATTGAGACACCcgaggaaatacaagagaaagagagagaaaagcagactCTTACAAGAGAAATACTtgacagagaagcagagaaaccAGTAGCAGAGAGAGAGTGTGAGGCAGGTGGGTTACAAGGGAAGGTACCCAAAGTGATGCTGGACAGAGGCCCACAGACAGGGGAGACAGAGGCGGGGGGCCAGGACCAGAAAGGCCAGGCCTCAGGTTCGACACCAGAGCCTGGAGCAGGGGCGGGAGACCTTCAGGGACTTGCTTCAGACCCCATAGCTTCTGGGAGCCAGTCAGGTGGAGGAAGGGGTGCCCCAGTGAGCCCCAGGAGGCAGCAGAGAGGTAAGTGAAGGTAGAGGGGAGCCTAAGGTGGTACACAGCCCTCATGATAATCAACCGCTAAGTGACTGACTGCTTAGACCTCAGCTACTTGCCTTTCCCTTCTGTCTAGGCTACTTGAATTGCAAGATGCCACCTGCTGAGAAGGCTTCCAGGGTGAGAGCTGCTTTCTGTACCCACCTCCCCACTCCACAGGTCATCTCTGCAATCTCCTCCACTGCCCCTTCCCCTGACCTTGCTTTCATTTACTCCTTCCCCATACGTTtaacttttcttccattttcactgCTCCTTAGTTGGCTTCTTGGTTGGCTCCTTAGTTGGCTTCTATCCGTTTACTTTGACACTGTTGTTTTCCATATCTGTTCCCCAagttctgtctccctccctgacTCAGAAAGCTCCTTTTTCAagcccctttcctctttctcctaaCCGTCCTCTTTATTAGCGTCATCCATACATGGAGAATGCTATACTGGCATTTTGGGGAGAGGTCTCTGGGAAGGAGGGAATTCCCAGTCTAATGgaacagacagaaagagagatgCCATGAGTACACTCTATAAACAAGGATCAAGAACAGTATCCAAGtcctgtctctcttctctctgtctcctcctccctcacTGGCTTCCATTTCTCCCCAGGGTGATCAGGAATCCCCAGATGCTTGTCGGCCTCCTGCACTGCAGGAGGCTTCAGCGCCTCTCCAAAACCCCCTCATCTCTCAGAGCCAGAAACATCCTGCCCCTCAGTCCCTCCTTTCGCCCTCTCCACCTCCTTTAGAACCGCCCATTCCCAGGACCAGACAAAATGAGAGTCAGGAAGCTCTGGAGACTCCCTTTTCCTCAGAGCTGGACTCTCTTCACCCAAAACCCAAAGTCAAGCCCCAAGGGTCCTCTCCAGTTTCTTCTGTACCCCTTGAGCCCCACCCTACCGCCTCCACAGACCAGCTTGTCACCCCCAAGCCCACATCTCGGGCCACTCGGGGCAGGACACTTAGGTCCTCTGTCAAAACCCCTGAACAAAATGTCTCCACAGCCCCTGAGCTCCAGCCTTCTGCCCACACAGACCAGGCTGTCACCCCCAAACCCACATCTCGAGCCACTCGGGGCAGGACACAGAGGGCTTCTGTCAAGACTCCCAAACCAGTTATCTCCACAGCCCCTGAGCCCCAGCCTTCCACTCCCACAGACCAGCCTGTCACCCCCGAACCCACATCTCAGGCCACTCGGGGCAGGACACAGAGGGCTTCTGTCAAGACTCCTGAACCAGTTATCGCCATAGCCCCTGAGCCCCAGCCTTCCACTCCCACAGACCCGCCTGTCACCCCCAAACCCACATCTCAGGCCACTCGGGGCAGGACACAGAGGGCTTCTGTCAAGGCTCCCGAACCAGTTATCTCCACAGCCCCTGAGCCCCAGCCTTCCACTCCCACAGACCAGCCTGTCACCCCCAAACCCACATCTCGGGCCACTCGGGGCAGGACACAGAGGGCTTCTGTCAAGACTCCTGAACCAGTTATCTCCACAGCCCCTGAGCCCCAGCCTTCCACTCCCACAGACCCGCCTGTCACCCCCAAACCCACATCTCGGGCCACTCAGGGCAGAACACAGAGGGCTTCTGTCAAGACTCCTGAACCAGTTATCTCCACAGCCCCTGAGCCCCAGCCTTCTACTCCCACAGACCAGCCTGTCACCCACAAACCCACATCTCGGGCCACTCGGGGCAGGACACAGAGGGCTTCTGTCAAGACTCCCGAACCAGTTATCGCCATAGCCCCTGCGCCCCAGCCTTCCACTCCCACAGACCAGCCTGTCACCCCCAAACCCACATCTCGGGCCACTCGGGGCAGGACACAGAGGGCTTCTGTCAAGACTCCCGAACCAGTTATCTCCACAGCCCCTGAGCCCCAGCCTTCCACTCCCACAGACCAGCCTGTCACCCCCAAACCCACATCTCGGGCCACTCGGGGCAGGACACTTAGGTCCTCTGTTAAAACCCCTGAACAAAATGTCCCCACAGCCCCTGAGCTCCAGCCTTCTGCCCACACAGACCAGCCTGTCACCCCCAAACCCACATCTCGTGCCTCTCAGGGCAGGACACTTAGGTCATCTGCTAAGGCCCCTGAACCAGTTGTCCCCATAACTCCTGAGCCCCAGCCTTCCACCTCTAAAGACCAGTCTCTCACCCCTGAGCCCACATCTCAGGCCACTCGGGGCAGGACACAAAGGTCCTCTGTCAAGACATCCCAGCCAACTGAACCCACAGCTCCTGACCTTGAACCTTCGTCCCCCACAGAGCAGCCTGTCACCCCCAAAGTCATAGCTCAGGGTGGTCAGAGCAGGACACTAAGGTCTTCTACAGTAAGTGCTGTGCCAGTTCCTACCACCCCTGAATCCCACTCTCCAGTGCCCACAGGAGAGCCTGTTCCCCCTGAGCCCATCCCTGAAGCCAATTGCAGCAGGAGGCCAAGGGCCACTAGGAAACATGGGTCTCTCACAGGTCACGTTCATGAACCCTACTCTGCACCCTCCGAACCTAACTCCCAGTCTTCAAGGAACCAGAGACGAGGGGCAGTGAGAGCAGCTGAGTCCCTTAGCACCATTCCTGAGCCTGCCTTTGCCCAGCTTCCCGAGGCACCCACTCGTGCTCCCCAGATCCCAAAGGGGGGGGCAGCAGATAGATCTGGCTTCACCCCAGAGCCCCAGCCTGAGGCCTCTCAAAATCGCAAGAGGCCTTTAGCTACTGCGGACTCACCTCCACTTCAAAAACGGCTCCAAAGAGAAGTTCCCCAGAAGACAGCATTCctcaaggaagaagaagaaaatcctgcagCGAAGCTGAGGAAGGAAGAggtgaggagggggctggagTCACCTAGTTTGGAAAGAGCTTGGGGGCTTGGAAACTCCCACCAAGTTCTCTCTCAACCCCAGGATGTAGTGATTCCAGGACCaggcaagagaaagagagagcagacAGAGGAGGAGCCCCGGGAAATACCAAGCCGCAGCCTGCGACGGACCAAACCTCTCCAAGAGTCCACGGCCCCCAAAGTAGGAGAGAAGGGCCCTGGGGCTTTGTGGGAGTTGGAGATGTGGTAGGACGGGAGGAGACCCAGGGGATTTGGGAGACAGGTGCCGATGGCGCTGGCTGCCGTGACCAGCTCTGCCTAACCCCCTTCACAGGTGCTCTTCACAGGCGTGGTGGATGCTCATGGAGAGCGGGCAGTGCTGGCCCTGGGGGGCAGTCTGGCCAGCTCAGTGGCTGAGGCTTCCCACCTGGTGACAGATCGGATCCGCCGGACAGTCAAGTTCCTGTGTGCCCTGGGGCGGGGCATCCCCATCCTCTCCCTGGACTGGCTGCGTCAGGTAAGAGGCCAGGAGATGATGACAGACCCGTAGAGATAGTGGCGGGAGAAGGCTCCTCACATGGGTCTGTAGAAAGCGGTGGGAGGAACATGGGTACAGGAAGACGAGGTTAGTGAAGCAGAAGGCTTAATTCTGAAAACATTTCGTGAGCTCCCTGTAAACACTAGAAAGAAGAGCTGGGTGAAGGGCTGGGCTGAGCTTTGATGCTGACTGTTACCGTCCTTAGTCCCACAAGGCAGGTTGCTTCTTGCCCCCGGCTGAATATGTGGTGGCTGATCCTGAGCAGGAGAAGAACTTTGGCTTCAGCCTTCGGGAGGCCCTGAGCCGGGCTCGGGAGCGAAGGCTGCTGGAGGTGAGAGGCCATCTTCTGCCCCACACTTCAGCTGTTGCCCAGCGGTCCACGGCCTCTCAGTGCATCATCTACTGTCTCCACCGTTCTCTTCCTCCTAGGGCTACGAGATTCACGTGACCCCAGGAGTCCAGCCACCACCACCTCAGATGGGAGAGATCATCAGCTGCTGTGGAGGCACCGTCCTACCCAGCATGCCCCGGTCCTATAAGGTAGGGGTGGTGTGTTCAGGATCTGGTGAGGTGGTAGTTAGAGAGGTGGCTGGAATGGGAACAGGTTAGAGGGAAAATGGAGGTACAGATGGGAACACGGAGTAGTGAGAGGCTGGGGGAAGACCTCTGGTATAGAGAGGGATAGAGAAGGAAGAGGTCTGCTGATACCAAAtggacttatttttatttttgtatatacaattttttgaaatatacacAAAGGGAGAGGGAATATGTAGCGAACCTCCATATACCAATCACTCAGATTCAACAGGTTAATTTAGATTTTGCTGCATTtgctctattcctttttttttccctttttctttcattttctttgctgaaATTTTTAAGGGAAACTGCAAaggtcattattattttttcttacatatttaaaatatacatctcTAAGAAATATGTACATTTCTTACATAATCACATGCCGTTATTGGTcaataacaaaattaacaattgTTTCCTGGTCACTTCGTCTTACTCCATTAATCAAATTTCTCGAgtcatctgaaaatgtctttttacagTTCAAATCAGGACTCAAACAAGGTCCATGTATCCCCACAATTGCGCTGtatctcttaattttcttttactctaGAGCATACCCCCCAACCCACCTAGCCTTTTTCCTGCCATTGACTTCCTGCAGAAACTAGGTCACTTGTCCTTTAGAATGTTCCACAGTCTGGATTTTTCTGTTTGCTCCCTTGTTGTGTCATTTatcttgtttttctatcttttataTTTCCTGTAAATCGTAGTTAACTTTAAAAGGTTGAACAAATTCAGGTTCAACTTTTGTGGCAAGAGTTCTTCATAGACAGTGTGTGTCATATGGCTTCCCGTCAGGAGGTACTGTTTTTGTGCTGCTAAGACTGATTAGTGGGTCCTGAACCTATTTCTAGGATTCTTTTTCACCCCTggctttctgttttctctttcttccagccTCAGAGAGTTGTGATCACATGTTCCCAGGACTTCCCTCGATGTGCCATTCCATTTCGGGTTGGGCTGCCCATCCTCTCACCTGAGTTCCTGCTCACAGGAGTACTAAAGCAGGAAGCCAAGCCAGAGGCCTTTGTCCTCTCCAGTTTGGAAGTGTCATCCACCTGAAAACCCCACCCCAGTATGCTTTTCCTCCCAGACCAATATATAAAGTGTtagaaatatttggaagaaagaaCTTAGGGCTTTAGAAAGGATTGGGGTGTACTGATCTGATTTGTCTTGGAACATGGGTGGGGCTGAAAAGCTTGCTGGTAAACAAAGACAGGGAGATTGGGAGCCACAGTTTTCTTAAATGGCCTCTTAAAGTCGGCCAATCCCGTGCTCAGATATCTTAAGTCGCCGCTCACATTTAGCCGGACTGATGTGCTTATTGCTGTATGGCGCGCACAGTGTCCTGCTTCCTGTTTGGAAACCATTTGTTTCGCCTCTTCTTTTCTTACTGGGATTCTTACTCACCCTGCAAAAGATAGTGGAAACAATTTTAGTGTCCAGAACTTGAAAGAATGCTTGGAGTGAGTAAATTTGAGGGTGGAGTTATGGAATGCTACTAAAATATTTTCCCCTCTCCTTGCCCCATCTCGTTAGAAGCATCCTTTAGCTTTGACGTTGAGCAAatctctgcccttttttttttccccggccTGCTTTTCCAGTATTTATAAAGTTAGCTTAGGCTTAACCTCtgtgataaataaatattcactatgTGCCTTATGGTATAGTacagttttattttgtaaattttagaaGTTGGTTGAttacaaggatgtagagaaattggaacccatcTACATTgctcatgggaatgtaaaatgattcaTCCACTGTGATAAGCAGTTTGACAGCTTCTCAAAAAGGTAattatagaattaccatatgacgcagcaattCTCCTCATAGGTATATagccaaaagaattaaaacagaTGTTCAGACAAAcacttgtatacaaatgttcacatCAACACTTTCACAAGAGCCGAAAGATGAAAACACCACAAAtgttcatcagcagatgaatggattaaacaagttgtggcatatccatacaatggaatattattcagccataaaaggggatgaGGTACTAATTGTGCTACGGTGTTTTgaggatgaatctcaaaagcattatgctaagtaaaagaagccagacacaaaaggtcacattgTATGACTCCACCTGTAGGAAATAcacagaataggtaaatccatagagacagtaGATGGTGGTTGGCAGGGCTGGCagggagaggaaatggggaatGACCGCCTAATGGGTGCAGGGTTTTATTCTGGGGTGAAGAGAAAATgctttggaactagacagaggtggtggttgcacacattatgaatgtactaaatgACACTGGACTGTTCTCTTTAAAGTGgttaatttcatgttatgtgaatttcacttcaatttaaaaaaatactgattagTTTTGGGCACTTTTCTGCAGGTAAGTTATACTTAAGTTTGGAAAACTTTGGTGTAGTAGAAACAGCATGAGCTTTGCCAAACACTGTGCTGGCTTTTAGACATACCTAATCTCACAATATATATTAAGCATAGCCATAGTGGgtgtggcacacagtaggaccCAGATAAATATTAGTCCCCTTGCACTGCTCAAAGCCTTGTACTTTGTGAAGCTTCCTGTGTCCTTGAGGTCCACTGGATTCCTTACAGTACCTGCTGTCTCTATAGCCCCACTTAGCACTCATGTGCACACCCACTTCATGACTGGTACAATTTAAGTGCCCCGATTTAAATTTCTAGAGAAGAGAGATCTTTTCTTACACTTCCAATGAACCCTACAGCTCATAGCACATTGTGTAATAAATGTCTCTGTCAGTCAGGATCCTAAGAGGAAACTATGGCACAGTCAAATTAGGATAATTTGGAGAGAGTTTAATGAAGTGAAAATTATAAGTAGGCCGAGTGTAGAGAAATCACTAAGAATATTGCCAGTACCCACAGCTCTGTTGTGGCCACCTGTAAACCCAAAAGGTTGAGAGGAGGGAACAGTTACATAGAAAGGCTTCCCTCAAATGCTGTGATTTTCTTTGATGTAGTCCATTCAGGACAACTTCCTGAGGCAGAAAGCAGGATGGAGAGTGAATCAGGAGGGAAAACATAATGATGTCTGGTACAGTATAAAATAGCACTGATTCAGAGGAGAATGGGAATACTAAGCCTCCGGGAGGAGAAGGAATGTAGAGCCTGTGGGATGCTGTTTGGCAATTTTGTCATCCCTGAGCCCACAGGACTAGCAGCTCCTTAATTCTTATCTTGGGAAATTTTCTTGATCTCTTTAGGCCTATGTTTCTTCTGTCTATTAGCTGAGGGAATTAGCTTCATGATCTCTAAGTTCCTTACTATGGTCATAGCTACTGTGACCAGGTCCTTAGCTACATGATCTTTAATGGAGAAAAACCTTACtttactttgatttttagatgtgAATGTTAGTCTTGTAGGTATTACAAACAGGTCTGTAGGGAAAATTTTGGACAAAAGATCTTAGTGCTTTCTGACTAGTAAGTGGAGTCTAATATGAGGTTGTATAGGTAGTTAATTATCACAAGCTTGGATAAAATTAATATACTACAACGTTTACAACTGTAATAAAGTTTTCTAtcacaaatattttaacatattgttACTCTCATGTTTACGAAGTAACAGCCTTTGGCATTAATAGAACAAATCTTTCAGTGTTACAGACAAGTTCTCTCCCCTTAGCAAGTGGAGAGgcaacaaaccagctttataatAAATTACAGACTAAGCGTTTGTGGTAAAATAGTCACTCTTTTTCATCTAACAAGCTGTAATGGATGATTCAGAGCTTTGGGTTCTCCGCCTGGGTCAACAGTCTTCCGTTCTCTCACCGTTCATTATTAAAGTGTTAGCTGAGGCTTTGTAACCTCTGACTCTGGCTGTTTTCTAGTCAAAGCTGTTAAAGGAAGAGGGGATCATAATGCCGTTTCTGCAAGAACCCTGCAAGAGAAGAACTGTCTTCGTTTTAGATGCGAAAACTAGCCCAGCTGCGATTCAAACCACGTGCATGACTGAACAACCGCTGCCCTTCTCACCTCTCACTTGGGATTCTAACATTCCCTTCTGTGACGCGGAGATCGCAGACCGGGGAAAGGCACTTAAGGATCAGCCCTGAAGCTCTGTGAGAGAGAGCCGCGCGCGCCGGCCGGAAGCCTGGGCGTCGGTGCGCGGGAGCCCCGCCCTCCTGGGCAGGGTCCCAGGCGGGAGGCGGGGTCGGGGCGGAGCCTGCGGCCGCGGGAATCCCAAAACCGCCCCTTTCCCCACTCCTCCATTTCTCGCCATGGCCCCTGCACTGCTCCTCGTCCCTGCTGCCCTCGCCTCTTTCATCCTGGCCTTTGGCACTGGAGTGGAGTTCGTGCGCTTTACCTCCCTTCGGCCACTTCTTGGAGGAATCTCGGAGTCTGGTGGTCCGGGTGAGCGGGAGGGACCGAGGATGAGCTCTGGGGTAGGAAGGTGGAGCCGGAGCAGAgggagcgggggcggggcttGGAGACAAATGACAGGGGAAGTCCAGGAGAGGGAACTAGAACCGTGAAAGCCGCCGAGACGCTGCAGGGGACACCAAGGGCTAAATTAGCAACTCAGGGATTAGCGGTTTGGAGAGGCGGGAGAGTGAGGACTGAGGGGGAGAGAGGGCGATAAGCAGAGTATTCTAAGGAAAGGCTTAGTAAAGAGGACTATGGAGAGTGTTATAAAGAGGGAGCATTTGGAGAACCGAAACAAGAAGGGCACTCCAGCCATGCCTTTCGTGACTGACCAGCATGAATCCTCTTCCCCAGCTCTGAAGGAGGcctggggaagagggaagaaacagGGAATAGAAAAGTGAGGTGGGCAAAGCTTAGAGAGGAAGCATTAAGGCTCTTGAAAGCATTAAGGGACATGGCCTGGGGTCCCAAGAAGAGATAAGAGTAGGGAGTTTTTCCCACAGTCTTCTTGATCTTTTGTCCCTTTCTCCAACTCCCGCTAGATGCCCGCCAGGGATGGCTGGCTGCCCTGCAGGACCAAAGCATTCTTGTCCCCCTGGCTTGGGATCTGGGGCTCCTGCTACTATTTGTGGGGCAGCACAGCCTCATGGCAACTGAGACAGTGAAGTCATGGATGTCCCGGTACTTCGGGGTCCTTCAGAGGTCTCTGTACGTGGCATGCACTGCCCTGGCCTTGCAGGTATGAAGCCCTGGCAGCTGAGTCCTCAAGGGAAACAGTCTGTGGGAAGGATTCCGTCGACTGGAGAGGCAAGGACCTTAGGCTTCTGATAAAACATGGGTTTAGGAGGAGAACTAAGGGTGTTCAGGACTGTAATCTCAGCTCCCATTCCTCCACAGCACATATCCTACTTTTTATCAAGAATGGTGTACTGCTTGTCATTCCCCGAGCATGATATGTGCATTTTCACCGTTGCAACTTTGTTCACGTTGTCCTGCTTGAGATTCCCTTGTTAACTCCTCTTCAGTCCTATCCTTTCTTCAAAAGCACTTCCCTAGGTCACAAGAGAAAGCTTCCCAGTTAGTACTCATCTGTTTCTCAGTGGGTGCTTGGCCTAGGCTACTTTGTGTACCTATCTGGTGACTCTCATCCATTCTTTAAGTCCTCAGAGTAGAGACAAGTCATTCTTACATACTTGGGACCCCACCCAGCACCCTCCACATGTTGAACATGCTCAGGTAGAGGCGGGGAGAGCAGCTGGCCAGCCTGGGATGGGGGCAGCCTCTGGGTCTAGGTCTTTCAAGGGTGGGCTGCTGGGATACCGAGTCCCTCATCCTCCTTCAGCTGGTGATGCGGTACTGGGAGCCCGTGCCCAGGGGCCCCGTGTTGTGGGAGGCTCGGGCCGAGCCATGGGCCACTTGGGTGCCCCTCCTCTGCTTTGTGCTCCACGTCATTTCCTGGCTCCTCATCTTCAGCATCCTTCTCGTCTTTGACTACGCAGAGCTCATGGGCCTCAAACAGGTGAGGCTCCCAGATCCCTACCCAAAACCTCTGATCCTTTCTAGAATACCTCTTTCCCCTCCAAGGatgtccctcctcctcccctacTCTTCCACCTGCCTCTTGCTTTTGACTCCCTCACCTCCCTTTCTTGTAAGATAGTCTCCCCTTAGCCCTCCCTCAAAGGCCAGAAACCATGGGCTTCCTGGGCCTGGGGAAATTTCATGGACCAGAGATGAGGGTCAGGGACCCCAGTCTCAGAAGGGTGGTTCCTGGGCCTGCGTTATAGAAGGAGGGTGCCTCGAAGGGGAGGAAAGAGGCAGCTAAGTTGCGACAAGGGCTTGACTCCATTTCTAAGCCATTCTCCCTCTCTTAGGTGTACTACCATGTGCTGGGGCTGGGCGAGCCTCTGGCCCTGAAGTCTCCCCGGGCTCTGAGACTCTTCTCCCACCTGCGCCACCCAGTGTGTGTGGAGCTGCTGACTGTGCTATGGGTGGTGCCCACCCTGGGCACTGACCGCCTCCTCCTTGCTCTCCTCCTTACCCTCTACCTGGGCCTGGCTCACGGACTGGACCAGCAAGATCTCCGCTACCTCCGGGCCCAGCTGCAAAGAAAACTCCACCTGCTCTCCCGGCCCCAGGACGGGGAGGCCGAGTGAGGGGCTAACCCTCGTTCCAAGCCCTgtacttccttttcccctccaaTTCCAAATCCCCTTAACATCCAGGCCTTGGCTGCTTCAGACCAGAGGCCCAAATTCATGGACTGAAGGAGCTGTCCCTTCCCTTGCTTGAGCCTCCACTCCTTGGGTCCAGCTCCATATCTTAAATTCTGAGTTTCAGCCATTGGACTCCAAGGGCCGCTTCTCACCAGCCAGGAAGAGGGAGTGGGGAATTTATCTGTCTCCTCAGAGTTTAGGGCTTGACCCTCCATTAACAACCTCCTCACAAGGAGAAGGGTCTGGCCTGACCACTCCCCTGGTCCTATTTCTGGCCTCTGC
Protein-coding regions in this window:
- the NRM gene encoding nurim → MAPALLLVPAALASFILAFGTGVEFVRFTSLRPLLGGISESGGPDARQGWLAALQDQSILVPLAWDLGLLLLFVGQHSLMATETVKSWMSRYFGVLQRSLYVACTALALQLVMRYWEPVPRGPVLWEARAEPWATWVPLLCFVLHVISWLLIFSILLVFDYAELMGLKQVYYHVLGLGEPLALKSPRALRLFSHLRHPVCVELLTVLWVVPTLGTDRLLLALLLTLYLGLAHGLDQQDLRYLRAQLQRKLHLLSRPQDGEAE